The Xanthomonas sp. DAR 80977 nucleotide sequence TTTGGGATGGTCAGCCTGCGGCTGCCGAAGAGCGAGCGGGATTCGGGGAAACACCTAGCGCCGACGCTGGGTGGCGCCTGCGCCGCCCCGGCGGCAGCCGGTGACGCGCCGGTGGCGCTGCCGCTAAGCTGTGGCGATGACCGCTTCGCCCACCGCCGTCGCTTTCCGTCCGCGCGCGCTGCTGCCGTGGCGGCTGCTGGCGCTGTTCTACGACGCCTGGCCGGTGCTGGCGCTGTGGTTCGCGATCTCGGCGCTGTTCACCCTGGGCTATACGCTCGAAGGCCATGCGCCGCGCGAGAACATCGCTCCGTTCAGCGCGCTGCAGTGGCTGTTGTGGCTGTGCTGCTGGATCGCGGCCGGCCTGTACGCCACGCTGAGCTGGCGCCGCGGCGGCCAGACCCTGGGCATGCGCCCGTGGCGGCTGCGCCTGCACGGCGCCGACGGCGGCACGCCGGGCTGGGGCGCGCTGTGGCGGCGCTACCTGGTCGGCACGCTGTCGCTGCTGCTGGGCGGCCTGGGGTTCTGGTGGGCGCTGCTGGATCGCGAACGGCTGACCTGGCACGACCGCGCCAGCGGCACGCGGCTGGTTCGACTTCCGAAGCAAAAGCCCTGACTGCACTGCATGGGCGCGCGGCGGCGCGGCGAACACCACTGGCGCTTCAAGGGCTGCGACGCGGCACGACCGCGCCAGCGGCATTCACCTGATACGCCACCCAACCCGACCGCTCCGGCGCTGGGCCGCGCGGCAAAGAACACTATCGCTTCAAGACTGGCGCGGGGCGCCGACGCGTACAGCAGCAGCGACTGCCATCACGGTCCGCGCCCATCGCGACGTTTGGCCGATGCCGCCTTCCGCGCCGCGAAAATGCCGCGAATTTCGGCTTCCACCAGGGAACCGAGTACATACAGGCCAGCGAACATCGGCGTCGCCAGCAATACATACGACACGCTCTGCGGCAACCGCTCGAGCAACCCCGCCAAGCCGAGTCCGTTCGCCACCATGAGCGGCAATATCACCGGGAGTTGTCGCCACACCAACTGCGACTTGTCGTTCACTTGCGGGTCGTTCGCCCACAACAGGCATTGCGCGATCACCGCCGCATACAGCAGGCACAGTACCAATCCGGTCAGGCTCAACCGGCGCATCGGCTAACTGCTGCGTTTGCGGAACAGCAGCCACGACACGGTCAGCATCACCAGCGGCGGCAAGGCGTAGGCGATGCGGTAGTCGAACTTGAGCGCGCCGGCCATGCGCCCGAAGAACAGCTGCAGCAGCCAGAACACCAGCGCGAACAGGATGCCCAGGAACAGGCGCTTGCCCATGCCGCCGCTGCGCAGCGCGCCGAACGCGAACGGGATCGCGGCGAAGCACAGCGCCAGCACGTTGACCGGGTAGAACCAGCGGCTCCAGTACTGGTCCTCGTAGTCGCGCGCGTCCAGGCCGTTGCGGCGCCGGTACTCGATGCTGGTGTGCAGGTCGTGCGCCGACAGGTTGCGCGGCTTGGCCAGGCCCGAGGCCAGCGCCGCGGCGTCCAGCCGCGAGGCCCACGGCAGGCTGTCGAACTTCTCGCGCTGCACCGAGCGCTCGGCGAAGGTGTCGCGGTAGGCCTGTTTCAGGGTCCAGCCGCTGCTGCGGTGCTCGGCGGTGGTGGCGTGGGTCAGCGAGGCCAGGCGGCCGTGCTGGTCCAGCGTGTACAGGCGCACGTCGCGCAGTTCCAGCCAGGTGCCGCCGTTGCCTTCCAGGTGTTCCTCGCCGGCCTGCGCGTTGAGGAAGGTGTCGCCCTCGCGCGCCCACACCCCGGAGTAGCGGGCCATGCTCATGTTGCCGTTGTACTTGGCGTTGGCCTTGATCGTGTCGGCCTGGTTCTGCGCCCACGGCGCCAGGGTCTCGCCGCTGAACACCATCGCCACGGTCAGCAACAACATCGTGGCCGCCGCGGCCACGCTCAGCCGCGGCCGCGACAGGCCCAGCGCGCGCAGCGCGGTCAGTTCCGAGGTCGCCGCCAGCTGGCCCAGGCCCATCAGCACGCCGATCACCGCGCCGGTCGGGAACAGGGTGTAGGCGCGCCGCGGCACGGTGTAGGCGACGAACGCCACGGCGTGGCCGAGGCTGTAGCTGCCCTTGCCGATGTCCTTGAATTCGTTGGACAAGGCCATGATCACGTCGAGCCCGAGCAGGACCGCCCAGGTCAGCAGGACGGTGCCGAGCACGGCGCGGCCGACGTAGACGTCGTGCAGGTTCGGACGCAGCCTCATGCCGTCTGCCTCCGCGGCCGCGACAGGCGGCCGTCGCGCAGGTAGCTCCACACCGCCAGCGCCAGCAGCGGCAGGGTCAGCCACCACAGGCCCAGCGCGCGCGGCAGCTTGTCGGTGCTCAGCCACTGGGTGCCGATGAACATCAGGTTGGTGCCGACCAGGTAGGCCAGGAACGCCAGCATGATCCGGCCGTAGCGCTGCTGCCGCGGCGAACTGCGCGACAGCGGCAGGGTCAGCAGGGCGAAGGCCAGCGCCAGCAGCGGCGGCGCCAGGCGCGCGTGCAGCTGCGCATTGGCCTGCGGGCGCGGGTCGCCGATCAGCTTGGCGGTGGGCAGCAGCTCGGGATCGTCGTCCTTGCGCGCCTCGCTGCGGTCCGGCAGGGCCACGTCGTTGCTGACGTAGCGCATCATCCGGTAGTCCAGGCCGTCGCCGGCCAGCGGGCCCTCGACGCGGTAGCCGTCCTCCAGGCGCAGGTAGCGGTCGGCCCTGCCCTCGAAGAACATCGCGCCGCGCTGCGCGGTGACCACGTCCAGGCGGTCGTCCTTCTGCCGCTGCATGAACACCTTGCCCAGCTTGGTGCCGTCGCCGGACAGGGTGCTGATGTAGACGATGCCGCCGTCGGACAGCGGGGTGAAGCGCCCGGCCTCCAGCCCGGCCATCAGCAGGCTGCGGTTGGCCTCGTCGATCAGCCGGTCGGAGGTGCGGTCGGCCCACGGGCCCAGCCACAGCGAGCACAGCCCGACCAGGGTCACCACCGGCACCACCAGCATCAGGATCGGCCGCAGCAGGCGCCGCGGGCCGACGCCGATGGCGGTGATCACCGCCATCTCCGAGTCGCGGTACAGCCGCGCCAGCGCCAGCAGCAGGCCCAGCATCAGCGCCAGCGGCAGGATCAGCGGCAGGTACACCACGAATTGCAGGCCGAGCTGGGAGAACAGCAACTTGGCCGGGATGCGGCCATCGGCGATGTTGCCCAGGATATCGACCAGCACGCCGCCGACGCTGACCACCAGCAACACGATGAGGGTGGCCAAGAAGCTCTGGATGAAATCGCGCAGCAGGTATCGATCGAGCTTCGGCATGGGGGTGGGTTGATTTAAACTCTCGGATTCGTTCGCGGCGGAGCCAGCCTAACCCGGCTGGACGTAAACAGCCCGCGATTGTACGGATTTGCCAACGGAATCTGATCAATGGCCCTGGAATTCACCCTGAACCACGACGCCCCGGCTACCGCGGCGTTCGATTGCATCGTCGTCGGCGTGTTCGCCGACAAGCGCCTGTCGCCTGCCGCCCAGGCCCTGGATGCGGCCAGCGGCGGACGCCTGGCGGCCCTGGCCGGCCGCGGCGACGTCGCCGGCAAGACCGGCGCCACCGCGCTGCTGCACGACCTGCCGGGGGTCGCCGCGCCGCGCGTGCTCGTGGTCGGCCTGGGCGAGGCCGCCAAGTTCGGCGTGCCGCAGTACCTGAAGGCGGTCGGCGACGCGGCCCGTGCGCTGAAGAGCGGGCCGGTGGCCAAGGCGCTGTTCACCCTGTCCGAACTGGAGGTCAAGGGCCGCGACCAGGCCTGGGCGATCCGCCAGGCGGTGATCGCCAGCGACCACGCCTGCTACCGCTACACCGCCACCCTGGGCAAGAAGAAGCCCGACGACAGCGGCCTGGCCAAGCTGGCCGTGTTCGGCGAGGACGCCACCGCACTGGTCCAGGGCCAGGCCATCGCCGCCGGCGTGAAGTTCGCCCGCGAGCTCGGCAACCTGCCGCCGAACCTGTGCACCCCGGCCTACCTGGCCGAGACCGCGGCGGCCTTCGCCGACGGCGTCGACGGCGCCGAGGCCGAGATCCTCGACGAGACGCAGATGCAGGACCTGGGCATGGGCTCGCTGCTGGCGGTGGCGCGCGGCTCGGCCAATCGCCCGCGGCTGCTGGTGCTGAAGTGGCACGGCGGCGGCGACGCCAAGCCCTACGTGCTGGTCGGCAAGGGCATCACCTTCGATACCGGCGGCGTCAACCTGAAGACCCAGGGCGGCATCGAGGAGATGAAGTACGACATGTGCGGCGGCGCCAACGTCATCGGCACCTTCGTCGCCGCGGCCACCGCGCGCCTGCCGCTGAACCTGGTGGTGGTGGTGCCGGCGGTGGAGAACGCGATCGACGGCAACGCCTACCGCCCGTCGGACGTGATCACCAGCATGTCCGGCAAGACCATCGAGGTCGGCAACACCGACGCCGAAGGCCGCCTGATCCTGTGCGACGCGCTGACCTACGCCGAGCGCTTCAACCCCGAGGCGCTGATCGACGTGGCCACCCTGACCGGCGCCTGCATGGTCGCGCTCGGCCACCAGACCGCCGGCCTGATGAGCAAGCACGACGACCTGGCCAACGAGCTGCTGGCCGCCGGCGAGCACGTGTTCGACCGCGCCTGGCGCCTGCCGCTGTGGGACGAATACCAGGGCCTGCTCGATTCCAGCTTCGCCGACGTCTACAACATCGGCGGCCGCTGGGCCGGCGCCATCACCGCCGGCTGCTTCCTGTCGCGCTTCACCGAAGGCCAGCGCTGGGCGCACCTGGACATCGCCGGCGTGGCCAGCGACGAAGGCAAGCGCGGCATGGCGACCGGGCGGCCGGTGGGGCTGTTGAGCCAGTGGTTGCTCGACCGCGCCGCGGGCGGCGCGGCGTGATTGGGGAGTCGGGATTGGGGAGTCGCGAAAAGCGCCTCCCCTTTTCCCCCGTCCCGCACCTTGCGCCGACGTTCGCGACCTGCGTTGGCCAATCCCCGATCCCGAACAACGAATCCCCGCCCTGATGCGCGCCGACTTCTACCTGATCGCCAAGCCGCGCTTCCTCACCGAGCCGCTGCGGCTGGTGTGCGAGCTGGCGCGCAAGGCCAACGACGCCAACCTGTGGACGCTGGTGCTGGCGCGCGACCAGGCGCAGGCCGAGGAGCTGGACGAGCTGCTGTGGGCGTTCGACCCCGATGCCTACATCCCGCACCAGATCGCCGGCGCCGATGTCGACGAGGAAGAGGCGCAGGTGCTGATCGTCCCGCCCGGCGTGGAAGCGCCGTCGCGCGCGCTGGCGATCAACCTGCGCGACGACGCCTACCTCGGCGCCTGCGAGCGCGTGCTGGAAGTGGTGCCGGCCGATCCAGCCGCGCGCGAGCCGCTGCGCGAACGCTGGAAGCAGTACAAGGCGCTGGGCTTCGAGGTCAGCAAGTACGACATGTGATGGGGCCGGGATTGGGGATTGGGGATTCGGAATGGATCCCTGCCCTGTCCCCCTTCATCGGCATGGCACCGCAACGAATCCCGAATCACGAATCCCCAATCCCGGCTCCTCAATGACCACCCTCGCCCCCAGCTACGACCCCAAGTCCTTCGAATCGCGCCTGTACGCCCAGTGGGAAGCGGCCGGCTACTTCAAGCCGTCCGGGCAGGGCGAGCCGTACACGGTGCTGCTGCCGCCGCCGAACGTGACCGGCACCCTGCACATGGGCCACGCCTTCCAGCAGACGCTGATGGACGCGCTGGTGCGCTACCACCGCATGCGCGGCTTCGACACGCTGTGGCAGGTCGGCAGCGACCACGCCGGCATCGCCACCGAGATGGTGGTGTCGCGCAACCTGGCGCTGGAAGGCAAGGGCGAGACCCGCGACTCGCTGGGGCGCGAGGGCTTCATCGCCAAGGTCTGGGAATGGAAGGCGCAGTCGGGCGACATCATCGAACGGCAGATGCGCCGCCTGGGCACCTCCAGCGACTGGTCGCGCAGCACCTTCACCATGGACCCGCAGCCGTCGGCGGCGGTGGTCGAGGCGTTCGTGCGCTGGCACGAACAGGGCCTGATCTACCGCGGCCAGCGCCTGGTCAACTGGGACCCGGTGCTGAAGACCGCGATCTCCGACCTGGAAGTGGAGAACGTCGAGGAAGACGGCTTCCTGTGGTCGATCGCCTACGCGCTCGAGGACGGCGCCAGCTACGAACACGTCGAGCACGACGCCGACGGCAACGAGACCCTGCGCGAGACCCGCGACTACCTGGTGGTGGCCACCACGCGCCCGGAAACCCTGCTCGGCGACACCGCGGTGATGGTGCATCCGGACGATGCGCGCTACGCGCACCTGATCGGCAAGACCGTAACGCTGCCGCTGACCGGCCGCCAGGTCCCGGTGATCGGCGACGACTACGTGGACCGCGCGTTCGGCACCGGCGTGGTCAAGGTGACCCCGGCGCACGACTTCAACGATTACCAGGTCGGCGTGCGCCACGGCCTGCCGATGATCAACCTGTTCACCCCGACCGCGGCGATCAACGACAACGCGCCGGAGCGCTACCGCGGCCTGGACCGCTACGACGCGCGCAAGGCGGTGCTGGCCGAGCTGGAAGACCTCGGCCTCCTGGTGGAGACCAAGCCGCACAAGCTGCAGGTGCCGCGCGGCGACCGCACCGGCCAGGTGATCGAGCCCTACCTCACCGACCAGTGGTTCGTGAAGATGGACGCGCTCGCCAGGCGCGGCCTGGAGCTGGTCGAATCGGGCCAGGTGAAGTTCGTGCCGCCGAACTGGATCAACACCTACCGGCACTGGATGGAGAACATCCAGGACTGGTGCATCAGCCGCCAGCTGTGGTGGGGTCACCGCATTCCGGCGTGGTTCGACGACGCCGGCAACTGCTACGTCGGCCGCGACGAGGCGCAGGCGCGCGCGAAGAATGGCCTGGCTGCCGACGTCGCCCTGCACCAGGACAGCGACGTGCTGGAGACCTGGTTCTCCTCGCAGCTGTGGCCGTTCTCGACGATGGGCTGGCCCGACCCGCAGGCGATGGCCGAGCGCGGCTTCGACCGCTACCTGCCGTCGAGCGTGCTGGTCACCGGCTTCGACATCATCTTCTTCTGGGTGGCGCGGATGATCATGGCCACCGACAGCTTCACCGGCCAGGTGCCGTTCCGCGACGTGTACATCACCGGCCTGATCCGCGACAAGGACGGGCAGAAGATGTCCAAGTCCAAGGGCAACGTGCTCGACCCGCTGGACATCATCGACGGCATCAGCATCGAGGACCTGGTCGCCAAGCGCACCACCGGGCTGATGCAGCCGCGCATGGCCGAGAAGATCGAGAAGGCCACGCGCAAGGAATTCCCCGAGGGCATCATCGCCCACGGCGCCGATGCGCTGCGCTTCACCATCGCCGCGCTGGCCGGCCACGGCCGCGACATCAAGTTCGACCTGGGCCGTGCCGAGGGCTACAAGAATTTCTGCAACAAGCTGTGGAATGCGAGCCGCTTCGTGCTCATGAATACGCGCCCCGAGGATCCCGCGGCCGCGACAGCGACAAACGCGTCGCCACGCGCCCAGGTGGCGAACCATGCGGACACCGCTTTGCATCTGGACCCGGGCAAGCACGCGCCGGTCACCGATGCCGAAAAATGGATTTTGGTGCGACTGGACAAGGTCAGCGCCGAAGCGCAGGCGCACTACGCCGCCTACCGCTTCGACCTGCTGGCGCAGTGCCTGTACGAGTTCGCCTGGAACGAGTTCTGCGACTGGTTCCTGGAGCTGACCAAGCCGGCCCTGAACGGCGACGACGCCGTCGCCGCCGACAGCACCCGCCACACCCTGCTGCTGGTGCTGGAGACGCTGCTGCGCTTGCTGCACCCGCTGACCCCGTTCGTCACCGAGGAACTGTGGCAGCAGGTGGCGCCGCGCCTGGGCATCGCCGCGCCGACCATCTCGCTGCAGCCGTATCCGCTTGCCGGCGCATTGGACGTGGCCGCCTATGCCGGCGCCGAAGCCGACATCGAGTGGCTCAAGGCGATGGTCTCGGCGCTGCGCCGGGTGCGCAGCGAACTCAACGTGCCGCCGTCCAGGCTGGTGCCGCTGCTGCTGCAGGGCGGCCACGCCGAAGACCGCACGCGGGTGGAGCGCTTCGCCTCGCAGCTGACGTTCCTGCTGCGGCTGGAGGCGATCCAGTGGCTGGACGCGG carries:
- a CDS encoding valine--tRNA ligase, with protein sequence MTTLAPSYDPKSFESRLYAQWEAAGYFKPSGQGEPYTVLLPPPNVTGTLHMGHAFQQTLMDALVRYHRMRGFDTLWQVGSDHAGIATEMVVSRNLALEGKGETRDSLGREGFIAKVWEWKAQSGDIIERQMRRLGTSSDWSRSTFTMDPQPSAAVVEAFVRWHEQGLIYRGQRLVNWDPVLKTAISDLEVENVEEDGFLWSIAYALEDGASYEHVEHDADGNETLRETRDYLVVATTRPETLLGDTAVMVHPDDARYAHLIGKTVTLPLTGRQVPVIGDDYVDRAFGTGVVKVTPAHDFNDYQVGVRHGLPMINLFTPTAAINDNAPERYRGLDRYDARKAVLAELEDLGLLVETKPHKLQVPRGDRTGQVIEPYLTDQWFVKMDALARRGLELVESGQVKFVPPNWINTYRHWMENIQDWCISRQLWWGHRIPAWFDDAGNCYVGRDEAQARAKNGLAADVALHQDSDVLETWFSSQLWPFSTMGWPDPQAMAERGFDRYLPSSVLVTGFDIIFFWVARMIMATDSFTGQVPFRDVYITGLIRDKDGQKMSKSKGNVLDPLDIIDGISIEDLVAKRTTGLMQPRMAEKIEKATRKEFPEGIIAHGADALRFTIAALAGHGRDIKFDLGRAEGYKNFCNKLWNASRFVLMNTRPEDPAAATATNASPRAQVANHADTALHLDPGKHAPVTDAEKWILVRLDKVSAEAQAHYAAYRFDLLAQCLYEFAWNEFCDWFLELTKPALNGDDAVAADSTRHTLLLVLETLLRLLHPLTPFVTEELWQQVAPRLGIAAPTISLQPYPLAGALDVAAYAGAEADIEWLKAMVSALRRVRSELNVPPSRLVPLLLQGGHAEDRTRVERFASQLTFLLRLEAIQWLDAAQDAPPAAAAIVGELRLLVPLEGLVDLDAERSRLDKEIKRVDAEIGKCNGKLGNATFVQNAPAAVVEQERARLADWTTQLAGLREQRAKL
- a CDS encoding leucyl aminopeptidase translates to MALEFTLNHDAPATAAFDCIVVGVFADKRLSPAAQALDAASGGRLAALAGRGDVAGKTGATALLHDLPGVAAPRVLVVGLGEAAKFGVPQYLKAVGDAARALKSGPVAKALFTLSELEVKGRDQAWAIRQAVIASDHACYRYTATLGKKKPDDSGLAKLAVFGEDATALVQGQAIAAGVKFARELGNLPPNLCTPAYLAETAAAFADGVDGAEAEILDETQMQDLGMGSLLAVARGSANRPRLLVLKWHGGGDAKPYVLVGKGITFDTGGVNLKTQGGIEEMKYDMCGGANVIGTFVAAATARLPLNLVVVVPAVENAIDGNAYRPSDVITSMSGKTIEVGNTDAEGRLILCDALTYAERFNPEALIDVATLTGACMVALGHQTAGLMSKHDDLANELLAAGEHVFDRAWRLPLWDEYQGLLDSSFADVYNIGGRWAGAITAGCFLSRFTEGQRWAHLDIAGVASDEGKRGMATGRPVGLLSQWLLDRAAGGAA
- a CDS encoding DNA polymerase III subunit chi; translated protein: MMRADFYLIAKPRFLTEPLRLVCELARKANDANLWTLVLARDQAQAEELDELLWAFDPDAYIPHQIAGADVDEEEAQVLIVPPGVEAPSRALAINLRDDAYLGACERVLEVVPADPAAREPLRERWKQYKALGFEVSKYDM
- a CDS encoding RDD family protein, producing the protein MTASPTAVAFRPRALLPWRLLALFYDAWPVLALWFAISALFTLGYTLEGHAPRENIAPFSALQWLLWLCCWIAAGLYATLSWRRGGQTLGMRPWRLRLHGADGGTPGWGALWRRYLVGTLSLLLGGLGFWWALLDRERLTWHDRASGTRLVRLPKQKP
- the lptF gene encoding LPS export ABC transporter permease LptF; its protein translation is MPKLDRYLLRDFIQSFLATLIVLLVVSVGGVLVDILGNIADGRIPAKLLFSQLGLQFVVYLPLILPLALMLGLLLALARLYRDSEMAVITAIGVGPRRLLRPILMLVVPVVTLVGLCSLWLGPWADRTSDRLIDEANRSLLMAGLEAGRFTPLSDGGIVYISTLSGDGTKLGKVFMQRQKDDRLDVVTAQRGAMFFEGRADRYLRLEDGYRVEGPLAGDGLDYRMMRYVSNDVALPDRSEARKDDDPELLPTAKLIGDPRPQANAQLHARLAPPLLALAFALLTLPLSRSSPRQQRYGRIMLAFLAYLVGTNLMFIGTQWLSTDKLPRALGLWWLTLPLLALAVWSYLRDGRLSRPRRQTA
- the lptG gene encoding LPS export ABC transporter permease LptG gives rise to the protein MRLRPNLHDVYVGRAVLGTVLLTWAVLLGLDVIMALSNEFKDIGKGSYSLGHAVAFVAYTVPRRAYTLFPTGAVIGVLMGLGQLAATSELTALRALGLSRPRLSVAAAATMLLLTVAMVFSGETLAPWAQNQADTIKANAKYNGNMSMARYSGVWAREGDTFLNAQAGEEHLEGNGGTWLELRDVRLYTLDQHGRLASLTHATTAEHRSSGWTLKQAYRDTFAERSVQREKFDSLPWASRLDAAALASGLAKPRNLSAHDLHTSIEYRRRNGLDARDYEDQYWSRWFYPVNVLALCFAAIPFAFGALRSGGMGKRLFLGILFALVFWLLQLFFGRMAGALKFDYRIAYALPPLVMLTVSWLLFRKRSS